The nucleotide sequence TAATATTTATATTTGTTAATAGTATAAGTCTATAGAAATTTATTTTGTTGACTAAAGTTTCTATCATTTTGAACATAGTTCCTCCCTTTTTGTACATAGTTGACACTAAAATGAACAAAGTTGTTTCCTTCCTTTATGGGTTGTCACTAAATTGTACATAGTTACTATAAAAATATACAATAGTTGTCCCTAATTTATACTAAAGTTGTCTTATTTATAAATATGTTATATATTTCTATACTATGCTTGGTATAAAAAATATCTTTTCTAAAATTAACTCTAAACAACTTATTCCTAAATCTTCTACTCCCAATTCTCTTGAAATAAATCCTAAAGAAATTATTTCTTTCTCTAAAAAATTATCTCTTACTATCAAATAGTACAGAGCTTAAATCAATCGGTATCATTCTCTCTTCTGGGATTCCTATAGCCTCTCTAAATAACAAAAATTTTACTATCACTAACTTTACAGATAATACTATCTCTTATTCTTTATCCCCTTCTGGTTTACAAATCAAAAAATTTACTTTGCTTAACTCAAAACTCATTACAAACGCCATTTATTCTCTAAAAAAACTTAATTCTACTATCCTTCCTGGAAAAATTAATCGTATCCTTAAAAAACTATTCCTAACAAATAACATCTCCTCTAAATATCTAGAATCCATTTATTATTCTATTCTCTATTCATCACATAGAAAAAATATCCCTTTTCCTTTTAATTCAAAAACTACCAAACTTACTCATAATATCACACTTGTAAGTAAAACTACTCCTCTAAATAGCTATAAAAACTTAAAGTTTATTCATTCTTTTCTCTCTTTACGCCTACATAACGCTAATTTACTTTTCTATAAAAATAGCAATAATCACTTACACTCTACTATCGCCTCTCTGGTTGAATCTTTCTTCCTTGATCAAAAATCAAACAAAAACTTACATACTCTCAAATCTTATATTAATCTACACCTCAAACAACTTGGCATACCTTATAAATCTACTAATAGATTCCAAAAACAACTATTCTCTCATATCTTTTTGTAATAAAACATTGTATAATACTTATAAGGAGACTTCTATGGGACTTGCCCAACCAGTAATTACTCAGCAAATGGTTATAGCTGAACTGACCAAAGCCGGCATTAAGAGAGACATCGCTATTGACTTATCTTATAGATATTACAAAAATGAGCTTACTCACAAGGATATTGAGTATTTAGAAACTACTTTTAACCTTAAACTTGAAAAGGTTGAAGCTCTTTTACAAGCTGAAATTAAATCTCTCAAAACTGAACTCGATACCAAGATTGAGAATGTTAGAGTAGAACTTAATAATAAGATTGATAACAAATTTAATGAACTTGATAACAAAATAGATAATGTTGAGAATAATCTTAATAATAAGATTGATAACAAATTTAATGAACTTGATAACAAAATAGATAATGTTGAGAATAATCTTAATAATAAGATTGATAACAAATTTAATGAACTTGATAACAAAATAGATAATGTCAGAACTGAATTAAAATCTGATATTAAAGACCTCGATAATAAATTCGATACCAAATTCAATGAACTCGATACTAAGATTGATGTTAACAAAATGGAACTTAAGAGCACATTAAGACTTCATAATTGGATGTTTGGCACTATTATTACCATCTCTATAGGTATTTTATTAACTCTTATCTTTAAGTAATTAATCTAATACACTTATACTACTCTAAGCACTTATTGACTTAGCTTTTTTAGACACCTTAACCTGCTTACCACTCTCTTTCCCTTCAAACCCGTCTTCTACCTCTAAAGCACTTACTCCATTAGCAACATCCTCAAGCCCCTTAACAACCTCCTCAGGATTCTTATCAACAACCCTTTGTTCGAATCTTTGAAGTAACATTTCCTTATAATCTTCATAAAACATATCCAATATATTATTCATCAACGAGCCTCGCTTAGTTTCACAATAATAATCATTATTGCCTATTTTCCAATCGTAATATCAAGGGTCTCTCTATATTTTGATCCTATCCAATCTTTAACGTATCCATATACATATTCCCAGTCAATATCTTCTGGATTAAGTATTGGAAAATTAACTATACTCTTATCGCTCTTTCTAGACTGTACTTCATCGCTCATATAAATTTCCCAAAACCTATGGCGTTTGATGTATAGCCTTCTTACTAAATATTTTAAACTAAATTTCATAACATATCTCCTCTTTCACCTAATTTCAGGTTATCCTCTTCTGATGAAACTAAAGTCCCTAAATTAGATATAGAGAGACCCTTAGTAGTCTTAAATCCTTCAAAATTACTATTAAGCACAATTGGTCTTGATAGACTACAAGCTCTCTCATAGGGCTTTAAATTATTCATGTTATTCTCCGTGTCAACTTCCATATTCCCTACCCTGTTTTTCTCCAAAGTAGCAAACATACTTGCCCTAGCTTGTTCTCTAAGACAAGCATCCTCTTCACGAGCACGTTTCAAACGCTCTTCTCTCTCTTTAGATTCACGTTCAAACAACTTACTTAAATATTCTTCTCTTCTCTTTATCTCAAGTCTTCGTTTGTATTCTACATCTTTAGCTCTTTTTTCTATTCCCTCAGGACTTAAATGTTTATCATGTATCCCTTTAACAACTGATACGTTATGCTTAACTTGTATATGCCCTCCATAAGTTTCTTTAGGCCTGTAATTACTCTTGTACTTATTTGGGTACCAATCCCTAAATCTACCCTCCCATATAAGCTCATAATCACTAATAATACCATCACTTCGCCTCATCATCATCCATACCTTGTATTTATACCTATTGCTAAACTGTTTTAGGAAATGCTCTAAGATATCTTCAATGTTGTATTCGTTTCTATATTCAATTATTGCTCTCTCTAGATTGATCAGTGCATTTATGTAAGTTGCATCGTTATTGCTGCACTCTTTTACTCGGGTTAGGTATCTTTTATCGATTTTATGTTTGGATACAAGCCGTATCTCTACATCATTCCTTTTTAATTTGCACTTTCTTGGTTTAACGGTAACAGTTTTTCCTAAAAGCATTTCTTTAGAATTCTTATTATTTATATAGCTTATATTAGCTTTATTAAATACAGCCGACTTCCTTACATGCGACATTTGGCTTATATTATTATGTTGTCTTAACTTAGAGAGTATGTTTAACCTTTCAAGCTTTGTGTAATTAAATGTTGTATTTTTATAGTCTTGATCGAAATCACCAACAATTCTTTTGTCCTTTAACTTTTCTTTAAGCTCTTCTTTAAGATATTCTAGAATTATTTCTTTGTGTATGTGATCAAGTTCCATATTTTGTACATAGTGAGAAATGCTTCCCTTATTTTTTCCAAACTTTCTAATTTTAGATTTTATTAACCCACTTTCATTTAGAAGTTTGAGGTCTCTTTCAAATGTTCGTCTACATACTTTTTTATGCCCGTCATTTTCTAATAATTTACTTACAATATTGTAGATATCACTTGCTGAATATTCTTCAATTCCACTCGATTTCTTGTAGTTTTTATTCTTTGCATTTATGATCCAATAAATTTTAATCAGTCTATCGTATTTGTTTAATGCCCGAGTTATTAGCGATTTAACTTGTGACACACAGATTTCTTTAATATCAGGGGATGTTTTATCTTTATTTGTTTCTATAAGGTTATTTAGTATTAATTTTATTTTGTCTTGTGATTTGAATTTTTTTGTTTCTTTTGGTATACTATTCATACATTATGTCTTTAATCCAAAGTTAAATTTTCAGAAGTGAAGCTTTGGATTGATATTTTTTTATTATATATAAAAAATTCACTTTTGACTAGGTTATGAGTCGAGGTGATTTTTTTATATACCACTTTCTTCTCTTCCCACATTTTAGAAATAGTTTTTGTAAAATGACTAGTTATATAATAAAAATTTTTAGATAATTTGGTATTTATGATTCTTCTCATTATCATAAATACCAAGTTTAAACCAATATAAAATTATTGTCAATAAAATAGGCTTAAATCAAATAATTTTAAACACTCTGTAAAGCATTTTTCTAGACTTATTTAAGTCATTTATGTCTTTTGTATAATCAAATATTTTTTTTGCCTTTTATACAATGATTGTTTTTTGATTCTTTATAAACTAAGTGGTTTAATGTAGCTTGTACTTCTTTGAGTAAGTTTATTTGTATCGTTTCTTGAGTTTGTTCTTTCATATTTTTTATCTCTTCTTTTAGTTTTATTATTTCTTGATTTTTATCTTTTAGCTCTTTTTGTGTTTGTTCTTTTATGTTTTGTATTTCTTCTTGAGTTTGTTCTCTTATTTTTTGCATCTCTTCTTTTAATTGTATGACTGCTTTAACAATTGTCGATGTATTGGTGTTCTGGCTTTTGATTCTATTTATTGCTGTTATTGGAGATATATTATGCTTTTTATCATAAATTTTTATATTTTCTTTTATATTTTCTAATTTTTTTTCAATAATTGTTTGAATTTCTGTTTTTATTTCCCTTTTTCTTATGTTTGTGGTTAGATCGCAGATTATGTCTTCTGGAATGTATCTTATATCATTGTATATGACATAAGCATTTAACATTGCTGCTTTTCTGCAAAGAATCTGTGAATTTGTTTGGTATTGAAATTTTTCATTTAATATTTTTACTACTTCCCCAACTTTATATAGTTTGATTTCTCTTACTTTTATCATGATAATATTTCCTCCGATTATTTTTATATTTTATCACAGGTAAAAGCTTATCTATAATTCACTATATATGTAGTGATAAGAATTAATATATATAAAAGTTGTTTTATCAATATTATTGACTTATTTTTATTTATTATATATGTTATTAACATTGCGTGTTTTGTAGTTTGTACTACACACATTGATAATATTTCCTAAAAAAAATAGCAAGCTACTTTGCTTTTGTTAGCTTTATTTAAAATTTAAGAGGTTAGGAAAAGTGAAGTTTCTTGTTTGTCATTAAATTCTTGAAAAGGAGGGTTTTAGGTGCCTAGTGGGATTAAGAGACAGATTAATATTATTGGAACTATTGCAACAACATTAATGATTTGTGTGTCTGGAGTTGGAACCTATGCCTTGAAAGGATTTTTATCTGATTTGAAAAAAGAGATGATGGAAGAATTACACATTGAATCTGAAAAGAGACTTAAGGGAGAATTTGAAGCTTTAAAAATCTTCTTAAGAGAAGACCTTAAGAGAGACATTGAAAGAGTAAATTCAGAGAGTAGAGAGATGATGGGAGAGTTAGAGAGCCTTTTACTTAAAGAGAGATTTAAAATCAAAAGTGCATTTAGGGAAGAATTAGATAAATGTTTCGGTTTATTAAAAAATTTTGAAGAGGGGATGTATGAGAAGTAAAATTTTTATGGTTATTTATGATTTTGCATATAAATCTTTGAAAGATTACTTCATTAAAAAGCATAAATCAGAATTGCTTGAAGGTGCTGTGTTTTTAGAAGATTCATCTTACCAAGTTTGTGAAAAAATAAAAGAAGTAGAAAAACATAGGTTAGTAGTTCCCTTTCAATATAATTTCAAAGACCAAAACGTTGCTATTTGCAAATTTGGATGTTATTTTTTATGCATTTTGTTTATTGCATTTGTAGTTAAAGAAATCAAAGATAAAGTTGAGAAATATTTCGATAAGTTTGAAGTCGATTTACTCTTCAAAAGCCTTGCAACTACTGGCTGTTTAAGAGATGTCAATTCATACGTCCTTGATCCAAACTTAATATTTAAGCATCTTGGAGTTAGTGAGGATATTCATTATCTTAATGTCCATTATTCCCCTACTCATTATGAGCCTGATAATTGTGATATTTTAGTTGGCAAATACAAAGAGAATGATTTATACCATTTTGTAATTCTTGATAATGATTTAAGTTCTGTTATTTGGGACTCACTTGGCAGTTCTAAGGCTGTAAGTAATGGTGTACTTGAGTCCTTAAGGGTATTTAAGCTTATTGATTCGTCTCTTAGTTTTGATATTAGGAAAAGACTTGCTCTCTATAGTGAGCAGTTTAGAAGTGTATAAGTAGTAAAAAAGATATTTTGGAGGTTTTGTTTTGAGCGTAGTAAAAAATGTAAATAAACTTTTTGATGCAGTAATGGCAAAAGATTTTCTACTACAAGAATTTGGTGCTGTTGTAGGAGAATCTAAGGTTGAACTTGCACGTGAGGGAATGACACTTACAAGTTCAATTTTGAATTTTATCTATTCTATAAAAGATGAGATTGCAAAAAGTAATGAAAACAGACGTGCTTTTGAGATCGTAAATTCAAGGCTAAGAGGTGCTATTGACCTAGCAATTGATGCTTGCAGGGTTTTAGAGAATGGTGAAAATTGGGATGAATATGATAAGCTTGTTGAGCTTAGAGGTCAAGTAGCTAAGGAAGCATTAGATAAGATGGAATTAAAGGACTAGTAGGTTGTTATGAAGTTTAAATTTAATTTTTTAAATAATTATTTGTTATCTTTATGTTTGTTATTTTTAGTATTCTCTTGCAAAGGGATTGCAAGTCTTCCAAATGAACCTACCTTAACTGGTAAAGAAGACCCTATAAGCTTGGCTCGTGATGAAGCTTCATTATTTGAGTATGCATTAAGTCTGAGTGCATGGCTTATTGATGCTAAGAGTTATGTTAATGCTTACTATAAGCAGCATAAATTTCCATTATTTGAAAAATTTGACCCCACATTTAAGGGTGGTATTGGAGAAGAGGGTATTAAGGCAAGGATGGCTTATTATAAGCGCTACATAGCCTCAGTTAAACCCATTGCTATTGATGTATACCGTAGGTATACTCAAGTGTCCTTACAGGAGTAGGGTAGGCAGGGGAGATTTAAGTTTGCAGCAAGAAGATAAAGTTGAGAAGGATTTAAGAGAAGGGGGGGTAGTAGATACACTTAATTTTGAAGCTGCCCCCTCCCCTTCTGTTCATTTGTCTTCTCTAGATATTAGTGAGCCTTCTAGAATGGTTAATGTAGAGCTAATCTCTAGCGATCATACTGCCCTGGGAGTTGAATCTAATTCTGAAGATATTCAAGCCGAAGGTATTCAAGAAGAGGAAGAACATCCAGGGTTTTGCGAGCTAAGTATTGTCTTTTTTACCGATGAAGGTCAATTTTTTGATCTAACCCCTTACACTGATATATCTAGTGTGTCTTTAGATCTTAAAATTGTAGACCCTACACTAAAGACTGCATCAAGTAGTTTTAAATTTGAAGCAAATGGCCTTTCAGATGAATTTTTGGACTTTCTATTCTTTAGAAAAGAAGATGTATATGTGATCTTGAGTGAGGGACCTCGGTCATTATTCAAAGGTGTGTTAGAAAAATTTTTCAATAGAGAGGTGTTTAACTCTACTAAAAGTATTAGCTTTACTGTGAATGATTATTCTAAACTTTTGAGTGTTGTTTTTGAGAAGCCTATTCAATTTCCTATTAATTACAATCCCGATTGGCTTTATGTATATAATCCATTAATAAAGGAGCAATCAGTAGTCCATTTAATTTTAGCGAAAAGCAATCTTAAAGATTTGATTGATGATGATGGCTCTGAGAGTATTTTGGCAAAAATTCCTGCAGTAATTATTGCTGATGGAGAGGAGCTTGGGACAATTCTATCAGCATTGCTTTATGAATTTGGATATGCATATACATTTACAGGTGATGGGAAACTACAGATTTTACCTATTTGGAAGAGCGAGGTTATAAAGAAGGATGTAAAGCTTTGCTCTATTGATGCTTCAAGTTATGTTCTATCAAAGAGTAGTTCTAGTAGTTATGATTCAACCAGGGTTATTTGGAGAGAAGGTAAATTTCAAAGTAAAGAAGAATCTATTTCAAATAAAAGGCCGCTTTATTCTGCTCCCATTAATGTTCAAGGATCTGGGAGTAGTCTTTATGTTGCAGTTTTGCAAAAAGGAGTAGTGTACCCTGATTTTGCAGATAAAGTAGGTAGTCTTGTCTACCAAGAATATGATCCTAAATGGTTTGATACTGCTTATAAGTGGGATTTTAAGAAAAGGGAAGTATGGCATGACCATTATGCAATAAATGATCATTTAGCCATAATCTCAACACATAAGCTTGAGGCTCGTTTTAGTGCTGACTCTGATATTAAACTTGTTCATGAAGAATATTATCCAACAAAAGCACGAATTTGGTTTAAAAATACATCCTCAAGTCAAGGTTCTCGTTATATTTACTACTTTGATATATATGGTGATGTTTTTTATACAATTGCTCGTAATATATTGCAGACTGATAATGCAGATGATTTTTACAGTAAGCGATTCGAGTATTCAACCAGGTTTATTTTTGATTCCAATTCGGCTGTACGTCTTTTTAAATTTTTAACTAATTTAAGAGTTAAAGGACACACAATCGTTAATTTTAGATCAACTCAAGAATTAGACCTTACTGATTTTGTAAAACTTAAGTTTGAAGATTATGATGTAGATCATTTTTTCTTGATTTTATCAAAAAAGATTTCCGGATTTGATATGAATATAAGATTTTATGAGTATGAAGGAATTACATGGGGAGATTATACTCACTATGACTACCTTACAACTTCTAAGTATATAGGCTCTAGAGATAATTTAGAAGCTATTCGTGAGGTTATAGTTGCACCTTTTAATTATATTGCGTCTAGAGATAATGATTTTTTAAGTCCCCATCTTGTTGCACCAGGTTTTCAAGATGAAGTTACAATGCAGGAGGCTTTAAGCTTAGCAAAACGTTCTGGAACAAGCAAAATCAGATTACTCCCCGGTGATTTTTATATGTACGGTTCAGTTGATATATCTAATTTCGAGATTAAAGGAGAGGATGGAGTTGTAATTCGAGCTGGTGGATTTGCAAAAAATATTTTCACTGCAACTCGTTCATTTAAGATGTCAAGACTAACTGTATGTCAAAAACCTATGGGTGAACTTTGGATAAGGGGTGGTAATTTGAGTGATGAGGAGCACTTAGATTCATATTTAGAAGGTAGCGAATTTGCACCCTTGGCTAATTTGAGGTTGTGTGCAAGTTATAGACTCAGAGAAGAAGAGAGGTCGTCTATTTACTTAAATGACGCAGGTTTTATTTACCTTAAGAATATTACATTCCTTTGTAATCAAGGAGTGGCTTTAGAGACAATAAAAGTTAAAAAGATACTTCTTGAGAATGTTGTTTTCAGATCTACAAATTGTGGATTTGATATTCGTGATGTTGATAATATGACGCTTATTGGAGTTGAGATTGAGTCTAATAAAAAGGCATCGGTTGCAAATGGAGTTAATGCAATAATGAGGGGTGGTGTTGTTAAGAAGAATAGAGATGGCTTGCACTTTGCAAATTTTTCAAGTCTTAAAGTTAATGAAGTTGAATTTTTAAGTAATACAGGTGTTGCATTGCAGCTTGATGAAGTTGTAAATGCAAGATTTGCAGGAAATAGTTTTATGGAAAACAAGGTAGGTCTTAAGAGTAATTCTCTAGATTTGTTAATACGTGATTCATTTTTGAAAAATGAGCTTGGTATGTCTTTTACAAAAAAATCGGAACTAAGTGCACGAGTTATTGATTTTAATGTGTATGAAGAGAATATAAAAGATAAAGAGGAGGTAGCATAATTTGGCTATAAGTGATGATGATTTTGAAGAGATAAAGAGACGCTTACAAACTGATAACGTTAAGATACAATTTGGTGCTGGAGATATGGAGAGGGCGAAGACTTATATTGGTAAGCTTGGCGAGCCCATTGTAGTAGAGGATAAGGGTTTATTTGCTATTTGTAATGGTAAGAGTAGTGAGAATAGAAAATACTATCCAATAAATAAAGGTTTACCACCAGTCTTAGATGATACTTTGGATGCTTACATCGAAGATTTGGTTGAGAGATGTTTGGAAAGTACTTATCCGGGCTTTTTAACTTCTGAATTTGCACAAGAAGGGTCAAATCTTACTAGGTCTAAATTAATTGAAGCGTTTGAAGCAACAAAAAAGTTTTGTTTGCCAGATGGAAGAAGCCTTCCGGAAGGTTGCTTTGTAAGGGAGAGATTTGGAATCTCATCTGCACCAAGTCTTGCGGGTAGGTTTTTAAGACATCATGACAGAAACGGTTCTTATGACTCAGTTCGTAGCATTGGAGATACTCAAAGTGACTCATTTGCAAGCCATGACCACTACATAAATAGAGACAGTATCAATTTTGATGGTCGTCTTGTTAGGTCTTTTAATAGACTTTACAAATCTGGAGATTGGTCTGGTGGTACTTATAAGTTTGTATATGACCTAGTACTTGGGGATTATATATCAAAGTACAATTTTCCAAATTGGACAGAATACACAGGAGATAGTGAGACTAGACCTAGGAATTTAACGTATTTGTCATTTTATAGATATGATTGGTGAAGTGGTGTTTATGAGTATTAGTAATAAGGATTATGATGATTTGAAAGTACGAATTGCAAATAGTAATAACCGAATACAATTTGGAGTTGGCACTTATCTTGATTCTAAAGGTTACATAGGAGAGATTGGAGAACCAATTCTACTAAAAGACAAAGGTGTATTTGCAGTTTGTGATGGTAAGAGTATTGCAAATAGACGGTATTATCCTATTTGTAAGAATATGTCATCTGTTTTAGATGATACTTTGGATGCTACTTTAGAGCATATGATTGATTTTTTTATAGAAAAGGTTGCTGTTGGGACTTTAACTGCAAAATTTCCAATTGAAGGGTCAATCCTAAATAGACATAAGCTTATTGAAGCGTTTACTAATACGGGTAAATTTTGTATCCCAGATGGTAGAAGTTTGCCATCAAATTGCTATGCAGCTAGAGTTTTAGGAATCTCATCAGCGCCAAGTCTTACGGGTAGGTTTTTAAGACATTATGATGCTTCAAATTCTAGAAGTTTAGGAGCAACACAGAGTGATTCGTTGGGGAATCATAGTCATCGCATAAATCGTGACAAAATTGACTATAGATCCTATGACCATTTATTTAAAGAGGCTTATCAAGCACACCGTGAAGATAGTTGGTATTGGAGTGATGGTAATTATTCTTTTGTATATAACATAGTACTTGGTGATTATATTTCAAAGTACAAATTTCCAGATCGTACAAACTATGCAGGGGGTAGTGAGACTAGACCTAAGAATTTATCTTATTTGTCGTTTTTTAGGTATGATCTCTAAATTCAAGTAGTATAGGAGGTTGTTTTGAGTAGTGAATTTGATTATAAAAAATTACTGAAAAAGGCTGTAGAGGAAAATTTCTCATCTCTTGGTGATTCTTCTGGTGCTCGTGAAGTATTACTAAAGGCCTTTGTTGCTAAGATGTATGAATTTTCAAATAGTAATGTTTTAGCAACAAGTCTTCATGCATTTAGAATGTTTTTTGCTATTCTAGGAATTTCTGAAGCTGAGGATTTGGTTTTAGATATCATCAATAAAGAGAAATTACCATTAAGTAGTAAAGAGAATTCTGTTTTTAGTAGTTGTGCTTACACTGATGAGGAGATTAAGCGTCTTATGAAGAGTGGTATGGGAGAGTAAAGTTGAGGTTAAAGCGACTGCCGATTTATTTTGATGCATACAAAAGAAAACCTGGTGCTGAGATTTTTGTGTATTATTCAAGTCGTGGGACTGGTAAGACTTATGATATTGCAACAGTAAATCTTGAGAGAAAGTTTACACCTGATGGTGGTGATACTTTGGCAGTGCGTAAGAAGAAAAACAAAACAATTCAGTCAATTCATAAAGAAATTTTAGAGTTGCTTCATAGGTATAACTTAAGACGTGAATTTAATGTAAGTAAGGCTAAGATAGAGACAAAAAATTTAATATATGGACGCAAGCGTGCGTTTGTATTTGAAGGTGGGCATGATACAACTGACCTTAAATCGTATGCGCATTTTAAAGACCTATGGCTTGAGGAGGCTAATCAGTTTACTGAATCTGATATTGAGAGACTGATTCCTACAATGAGAGAGCGTGGGGGGAGAATTTATATGTCAAGTAACCCAGTCCCTCGCTCGCATTGGCTTTACAAACGTTATATTGCAAATGAAGATAATCCATCAGTATGTGTAATTAAGAGTACGTATAGGGACAATCCTTTCTTAAATGGAGGTGATATTGACTTGTGGCTTGAGAAACAAAGGCTTGCGTATCATGGAAATGATCTTGGATTTAGAATTGAGGTCTTAGGAGAAGAATTTGATTTTGGGACAGCAAGATTTATAAAAGATTTTGAAGTTTGTGATGAGAGTCTCTTTGATCGAGCACAGGGTAATTTTTATACAGGAGTTCACATTAAGGGAAATAGGGTTTGCTTTATAGAGATTTTTGTTGGAAGAATAGCTTACTTTCCAATAACAGTTGTAACTAATGCTAGTAGTAAAGTTTTACTTTCAAGGGAAGATTATGAGCGTGAATGTTCGTGTTTTAGAGGGACATTTGTTCTCCCACATACTAGAGAAGAATTAAAATTTGTTTTCTCTCGTTTTGGTAGAGGGGCTCTAGTAGCACGTAATCGTAATCTTTATGTGCTCTCAGATTATTTAATTCCTAATAATCTGAGTGTAGTAAGGAGGGACGAGACTGAAGATGTGATATTGGAATTTAGTGAGACTGAATATTATTATGATGAATCTTTAGGTAGTGAGAGTGGTACTGCTACAAATCTTGTTATGCAGAAAAATTTGCAGTACATTCCAGCATTTCTAAATGCTGTGTCAATTTTTGCGTGACTGAGCATGGTGTTGTGTGTTAGGGTAGGTAAATTTGTTTAAATTTAAATTTTTTAGAAAAAGAGATAATCTCAGTTCAAGGACACCTTTAATGCCAGCAAGCGATGCGTCAACAGGTGACCCATTAAGGCTTGCACATCAAGTAGCCGAGATATATGCAGGATTTGCAGCATCTAGGGACATTGAGCATAAGAGAGGAGATGGTCTTTCAAAGCTTTTTGATAATAATTTTAGGGGTGTTATCAAGAAGATGGTTTACACGGCAATTCTCTCTGGAGAGAGTGCTTTTTATATAGTAGTTCCAGATTCAGAAGATCCTAGGGTGCCACTGCGTCATGGCTTTCCTTGTCTTTGTTTTAATTTTGGAGAAGTGTGTGATGGAGATGATTTTTCTTTTGAAAATATTCATCCAACCCGTGTTGTTAAAATGAAGTCGTCATTTTTGAATTTTCAAGCTTTAGAGAAGAGCAGTAGGATTATGGACACTTTACTTCATGAAACTGTAGGTTTTTT is from Borrelia turicatae 91E135 and encodes:
- a CDS encoding plasmid maintenance protein; the protein is MNSIPKETKKFKSQDKIKLILNNLIETNKDKTSPDIKEICVSQVKSLITRALNKYDRLIKIYWIINAKNKNYKKSSGIEEYSASDIYNIVSKLLENDGHKKVCRRTFERDLKLLNESGLIKSKIRKFGKNKGSISHYVQNMELDHIHKEIILEYLKEELKEKLKDKRIVGDFDQDYKNTTFNYTKLERLNILSKLRQHNNISQMSHVRKSAVFNKANISYINNKNSKEMLLGKTVTVKPRKCKLKRNDVEIRLVSKHKIDKRYLTRVKECSNNDATYINALINLERAIIEYRNEYNIEDILEHFLKQFSNRYKYKVWMMMRRSDGIISDYELIWEGRFRDWYPNKYKSNYRPKETYGGHIQVKHNVSVVKGIHDKHLSPEGIEKRAKDVEYKRRLEIKRREEYLSKLFERESKEREERLKRAREEDACLREQARASMFATLEKNRVGNMEVDTENNMNNLKPYERACSLSRPIVLNSNFEGFKTTKGLSISNLGTLVSSEEDNLKLGERGDML
- a CDS encoding right-handed parallel beta-helix repeat-containing protein translates to MQQEDKVEKDLREGGVVDTLNFEAAPSPSVHLSSLDISEPSRMVNVELISSDHTALGVESNSEDIQAEGIQEEEEHPGFCELSIVFFTDEGQFFDLTPYTDISSVSLDLKIVDPTLKTASSSFKFEANGLSDEFLDFLFFRKEDVYVILSEGPRSLFKGVLEKFFNREVFNSTKSISFTVNDYSKLLSVVFEKPIQFPINYNPDWLYVYNPLIKEQSVVHLILAKSNLKDLIDDDGSESILAKIPAVIIADGEELGTILSALLYEFGYAYTFTGDGKLQILPIWKSEVIKKDVKLCSIDASSYVLSKSSSSSYDSTRVIWREGKFQSKEESISNKRPLYSAPINVQGSGSSLYVAVLQKGVVYPDFADKVGSLVYQEYDPKWFDTAYKWDFKKREVWHDHYAINDHLAIISTHKLEARFSADSDIKLVHEEYYPTKARIWFKNTSSSQGSRYIYYFDIYGDVFYTIARNILQTDNADDFYSKRFEYSTRFIFDSNSAVRLFKFLTNLRVKGHTIVNFRSTQELDLTDFVKLKFEDYDVDHFFLILSKKISGFDMNIRFYEYEGITWGDYTHYDYLTTSKYIGSRDNLEAIREVIVAPFNYIASRDNDFLSPHLVAPGFQDEVTMQEALSLAKRSGTSKIRLLPGDFYMYGSVDISNFEIKGEDGVVIRAGGFAKNIFTATRSFKMSRLTVCQKPMGELWIRGGNLSDEEHLDSYLEGSEFAPLANLRLCASYRLREEERSSIYLNDAGFIYLKNITFLCNQGVALETIKVKKILLENVVFRSTNCGFDIRDVDNMTLIGVEIESNKKASVANGVNAIMRGGVVKKNRDGLHFANFSSLKVNEVEFLSNTGVALQLDEVVNARFAGNSFMENKVGLKSNSLDLLIRDSFLKNELGMSFTKKSELSARVIDFNVYEENIKDKEEVA
- a CDS encoding DUF261 family protein — translated: MRSKIFMVIYDFAYKSLKDYFIKKHKSELLEGAVFLEDSSYQVCEKIKEVEKHRLVVPFQYNFKDQNVAICKFGCYFLCILFIAFVVKEIKDKVEKYFDKFEVDLLFKSLATTGCLRDVNSYVLDPNLIFKHLGVSEDIHYLNVHYSPTHYEPDNCDILVGKYKENDLYHFVILDNDLSSVIWDSLGSSKAVSNGVLESLRVFKLIDSSLSFDIRKRLALYSEQFRSV
- a CDS encoding PBSX family phage terminase large subunit, giving the protein MRLKRLPIYFDAYKRKPGAEIFVYYSSRGTGKTYDIATVNLERKFTPDGGDTLAVRKKKNKTIQSIHKEILELLHRYNLRREFNVSKAKIETKNLIYGRKRAFVFEGGHDTTDLKSYAHFKDLWLEEANQFTESDIERLIPTMRERGGRIYMSSNPVPRSHWLYKRYIANEDNPSVCVIKSTYRDNPFLNGGDIDLWLEKQRLAYHGNDLGFRIEVLGEEFDFGTARFIKDFEVCDESLFDRAQGNFYTGVHIKGNRVCFIEIFVGRIAYFPITVVTNASSKVLLSREDYERECSCFRGTFVLPHTREELKFVFSRFGRGALVARNRNLYVLSDYLIPNNLSVVRRDETEDVILEFSETEYYYDESLGSESGTATNLVMQKNLQYIPAFLNAVSIFA
- a CDS encoding BBA14 family lipoprotein, coding for MKFKFNFLNNYLLSLCLLFLVFSCKGIASLPNEPTLTGKEDPISLARDEASLFEYALSLSAWLIDAKSYVNAYYKQHKFPLFEKFDPTFKGGIGEEGIKARMAYYKRYIASVKPIAIDVYRRYTQVSLQE
- the bdr gene encoding Bdr family repetitive protein codes for the protein MGLAQPVITQQMVIAELTKAGIKRDIAIDLSYRYYKNELTHKDIEYLETTFNLKLEKVEALLQAEIKSLKTELDTKIENVRVELNNKIDNKFNELDNKIDNVENNLNNKIDNKFNELDNKIDNVENNLNNKIDNKFNELDNKIDNVRTELKSDIKDLDNKFDTKFNELDTKIDVNKMELKSTLRLHNWMFGTIITISIGILLTLIFK